In Scatophagus argus isolate fScaArg1 chromosome 18, fScaArg1.pri, whole genome shotgun sequence, the DNA window GTCCCCCTCCGactcaccccctccaccccaccgCCAGTCATGAGCTACAGTTGAAGGGACATGGGGTGCTCATGTAGAACACTGTAGTCATtgtgcagagaggaggaaggggtcTCTGCTGATTGATGGGACCTGGGCTCCCATCTCCTGCACTTCGGCCGGTTATCAGAGGAATGTCATTACCTCTACAGCTTCGTGGGCCCTGGATACtttacagacacactgacacacttttTAACAAGGCTCTGGCGCACACCCATGTTGTAATCTCACCTTGTAACTGTTGAGTGGTATCTCCTGTGTCGGCCTATCTTCCCCACTTGTTTATGTCCTGTGACTGGCCTTTCTTGTAACCTAAAGAATCCAGAGAGTGTAAAGGACTGAGAAGAGTATAGAGATGAGCCAACAAACCTCTCTGCTTGTGTAAACTGAGAGCGGTtagtctcctctctctctctttctctttttcccctccctctgttttcctgtttctcaGCCTCCCCAGTGAGCGGAAACACTAATTTGAGCCACATTTCTCCCTGAGCTTTGGAGGAGTGCAGgccagagaggaagtgagacgTTAGAAGGAAGTTGAATCATTGTGCTGGGGTCTGTCTGTTGGTCTTCTTCTCTGCGCCTCACTCCCTTTTTCAACTTCAGCCTCTTTTTGTCTGAATACTATTTCTCCTCCCGAccagaaaagcaaaagacaCGATCATAATGAAGAGGCTGGCAGAAGAGTCGTAAACATCATTTAGGCctgagatgtttttgtgttttcttgcaaTAAGGGATTGCTTAAGAAGAACTGAGCAGTGGTCTGGGCATGTTGAACACTGGCCAGCACCGTAAACATCTACAGCAAAGCTCCCTTTTTCTCATTATACCGATGATTTTCACTATATTTAGATAATGTTCTTGATTAAGTGATGAGTTGTTTGATCTATAGTAGAGCAGCAACAATGAGTTGATTGATAAATCAGCAACACCatgttttgataattgattgaaatgaatgacttgtcgcagcttttaaaatgtgagtATTTGTTTCAGTCTCTCTTACCTGTtagtaaactgaatgtcttgGAGGGGATTTTGACTGTTGGGTGCGCATGAGATATTTTAAGACGTTGATAATGCAGCCTTAGTCTGCAGAGTGTCGGCAAATCACAGAACTGACCCTTAGAGACTGTGGTGGCAACATAAAATGCCTTTTTTTGTCCAAACCCAGTgatattcagtttcagtttttgtcatGCTGGAACTAGTGCATTCTTATAGGTTTGATTTGAATTATCTGAGATGCTGAAGCGACAAATCAGCACAATACTTGAAGTCGGTCCACTGTATGTTTATCTTCAAACATAATCATTACGGCTGTAagtgacaacagcaacaaacagattGCTGATTTTTATCCCCACAATGCAAATAAAGCGCCAGCTGTCCACCTGGAGGTGACTGTTGTTGTTAGAGTGACGTCATGGTGATTTATCAGTAGGTCAAAGTCCATGTCATGAGTGCAGCTGGTTAGTGGAGCTTAATAAGTTTTGTTACTGACTGAAATCAAGAATTAAGTGAAGGAGATACTTACCAGACATGTCGGCTTCATAAGTTCATGTCCCTGTTTTTTAGTTACTCTCTGATTCAAATCAAGGTTTTGCCATGATTGGCTTGTCTTTACaaccatttttacatttacaaacttctgtaacaataagaaaaaggttttgtagaaacacatatttctgtctcttAAAGTAAagctcaaaacattttaaacaccaTCCAGCCCTGGTTAAGAAGAACAGTCTGTGTCATGATACAGTTCTACAAACACATGGAAAAGAGGAAATCTTTTGTTACTGAGCTGAGATTTTAGTACTGAAGAGAGGGGAACCCAAGATAAAAGGTGCTTTAAGATTTGGGTCAGCAGAGTAGgggttaagaaaaaaataggtcaaaaaaaaaaaaaagaagaagttgcTGTCTGACagtgaagacatttttacaaacaacaCTGCTGAAGCAGGAGTCATGAGTTGTCAGTGAGTTATGAGGTAATCATTCCAGTGTGGCTGCTTTGATGCAGATGTAAATAAACATCAACAGTCTGACTGGACTCGCAACCAGCCGCATTTCAGAAAATTTTCAACAAAGCTGATAATTTCTGGCATTATTATGAAAGCCTGTTTGTTTCACTATCAAGGTTCTGCTTGGCGTCTCCTCTGACAGTAATGCTGTAAAAGCCAAATGGAGCGCCGCccttccatccctccctctgcttcATCACTGACACTGATGACTGCCTGCTTTTGATGTCTCCGATGGCTCAAGTTGAAAGAGATTTGCACGTTTCCTGTGCAGCCATCAGTCAGTCATGTCGGCAGCTTGATTGAAGCCGTCGTCTTAAAAGGCAGCCCAGACCCTCGCTTGCTGAAAAACGCACAAACTCGCTATTGCGTGCCTTCCCTTTAAGTTTGTTTGACTCACTCTCTTTAACTGCGTGTGGTGTCATTATATTTAATGTGTATTTCTTATACCAGACCATACGGCTGAGGGTTGCTGCGTTGTGTCACATGTCTGGTGAGTGCTGGTGACGCATTGTTGTCAGACTTTGAATTGTCGTGGACACATCGCTCTCTGAGAGCCTGCTGTTTCACCAGTGATGTCATGACTGTTGCAACATGGTAATTAGACAACCTGGCTATAACTGCAACTCAGGCTATGATAGGGACTCACTTAAAATCCTaagatttgttttcatgagCCATTTCACTGCTTCTGAACTTGTCCCAGCGTTCATGTTCTGTTGAAGTATGAGGATGTTCGGGCAATGTCAGACAGCCTGACGCGGGGTGTTGTCGTCCACAGAGGAAGAGCCCTGGAATGGAGGGAAGCCGAGGGGTCGAAAGGGCCCTGGTAGACAATGGACAACCAGCCAGTGCAGAGAGACAagagttaaaaaacaaaaatagttccTGTCTGTCACTGGCAGCCAAGCTAACCCCACTGTCACTTTCTTCTCCTCCCACTGGTCAACTGAATCTGTAAACAGAAACTGCTCAGAGGGGtttaatatctgtgtgtgttaagtcttttttgtcattgtttgctGTGATTTACTGCCATCTGACTCAACATGATTTCCTTCCTCTGCATCCTTTTCTCAGGAAATGCACAGGAAAAAGCATCTGACGTTCGTAACAAAAAGTTTCCAGTGCACAGCACTCTTTAATGTATTTCCCAGGTAGCAAAAGTAGCAGCGTGGTTTGCCAGTTTCAGGTCAGCCAGCCACCACATCTTTGTACTCGCATGCAGAGTTGTTGGGGTGGGGGCaaattgtgtgtatttttgtctctcACATTCTTCTGATTATTACGACTGTATGGTCACGCCATTCATTGTGGTGTTAGCTATTGTAAATCGACTATTGACTGTTTACTGTTGAATTCTATGCTGTATTGAAGGTGGTGGGTCTGGACAGCACTGTGGCCTGCTGACAAGTTGGGCTGTCCCATAATTACAGatttttcagcttcagtccTAATAAGTAGTGATCTGTCCATTACAACAACAGTGAGTCTTGTCTGAAGTGTTGTGAGTGACCTCAGACTGCCCAGTGATTGTAACCTAAAGCAAGTTCATCCAAAGAAACCATATGTACATTGACATTACAGTAAACTATTTCACTAAATACATTTGCCTAGTTCTTCataatttttaatataaatgCTTTGTAATTTTGGGTTTATTATCGCTTGTATTTTGCACCTCAAAGGCCagataacccccccccccccgcccatCCTCTGAGTTCAGCTTAATTGAGCTCACAAACCTGGTAGAATATGAAGGAAGTGCCTgctacagtcagtcagtgtcagttgAGCAGGATTCAGGATTGTGTCTGCCAGGGAAACCGGTGGCCTTGTTCTAAGCCGTACTGATGTCGCACGTTTGGTGTGAAAGCCAGGATATGCTAGGAAATGAGCCTGTGATAAATTGTAAATAGACTCAAGGTTGTTCTTTGCTGCCGCACAAGTGAATTCTGAGCAATTAACCCACAGCAGCGTGGCAGATGGGCCCTGAGAGAAGCAGATGCCCTCAGTAACCTTTATCTTCTCTCAGTATCATCTGCCTTTAACTATGCAGGCAAATCCCAATTTCCCTATATTGCCTCGGTTTAGATCGAGCATCTAGTCAAATGCAGCAGTCTTTAGTTCTGTGCTTTTTTAATGCAAAGCGTCCGTGTGACTAAAGCAGGAAGCAGCCAATAAAATCCTTGACAAAGGGACACTGATAAGGGCTGTGCTACCTGACCAGAGAGATAAAATAATGAGCTCTCAGTTGGGGCCAGATGATAATTTCTTTATGCAGGGTTGACCCCTAACCTTTGTTTGGAGCTAACTGGGTCATTTCCAGCGGCTTGCACCTggatgaacatgtttttttttgttttgtttttttttcccccatcaaCCTATTATTTTCAACTTGTATTTTAGCTGTTTATATGTAGATTCcgcatatttttatttattcatagaTTTCCGTGGATGTTTTGATCTTGTCTTTTGTCCGATCTCCCTTTGAGTTATTTACACTGTACAGAGGCATAACTAGACCTAGACCTTCCACGTGCAGACATCAGCTCTCAACACCCTGTCTGGAGTCTGTAgttatgtacagtgtgtgtgtgtgagactaaTAACAGGGTCTACCTGGAAGCAATTTGGCGTTTGACTCTCAGCATTGCCATGAAAATTGTCTGCGCACCTTGAGTCACGGCCAGTTTTCGGTTAAACAGTCTATCTGTGGTGAAACAGATTCAGTGTGCCGTCGTTGTGACAAATTAGTCACGTTCCTCGCtcagtaaataaacacacacagtcctggAGACTACACCTTGCCTTCCTGTGTAATTTCACCTTGCTGACTTTGGATTATGCATGTAATAGCCATGCAGACGTAATCAGAAATAGTCACTGCTTTGGTCTGCTTGCTGCGTCTGGTATCAGTTCCTGCCTCAGCTTTAGTCTGGTTTGCCTGCACCATCATCATCTGTGATAATAACGGTGGACTGTTGCTTTCTGCAAGTaatgtagagagagagacagagagagagatcaagCTCTGAGTATTGGAGCTGCTTTCTGGTCTCTTGGAAAGTTGGAAGAAGGTGTGATCTCACCACTGCGTCCACTGCTAGTTACAGAAGTGTTTCATACAACTGTTAGCATGCCCAGCTGCCAAGTGGAAATTCTTGTCCAGTAAGACGATGACCACAGGCGTGCCAGAGCTCAGCCTCCAGGCTCCATAACCCAGCAGAAGGCTAAAGGGCCCGGTAATCCCCTCTTTTGTCAGCCTCTGGGCTGTTTACAGATGGCGCCACAGAATGCAGGTCTTACACTGCACCAAGAGGTTTGACTGCACTCGTGATAAAATTCACCCTGTGGCCATTTCCCCCTCTGGCTGTCATCTATAGCCTACAAACTACAGCTGATAAAGTCGTGATAAACATGGCCCTTTTAATCATCCTCGCTGAATGCTGAAGTCAAGCGGTCAGCACAgtggggtgtgtgtggagggcaGCGGGGGTTGGGAGGGAGTCTGTGTGGGGAGTTTAAAAAGAGTGTCGGCAGAAATGGGACAGAGTTTGGTGTCCAGCTGCTGCGCGAAGCAAGGCTGCAGGTGTCAGGTCAGCCAAGGTGATTAGTGCAATGTGATTAGCAACAATGAAATGTGACTGAGCGCTTTTGCCAACAGAGTTCATGGCAAGTGTATTTTGTAATTGATTTCGATATAAACGGCAACAATTTGATGGACTTGTACAGACTActgaactttttttctttgttttgtagcCCCATGCCAAAACAGGTTTTCATCCCactcagatatttttttttcaaaccacgccatctttgcttttttgtttcctcagcACCTAGGCCTAATCCTCAAGAATGTATTTGGATTTGGAGTGTGGGGGGTTAGGGCCCTGTAATGTGGaaaagaaatgatttttaaCCCTACTTAGCCACGCTCCCTGTATGTCAGCACAGCCCCTAATGCTTATTATTGCTGCCTGGTATTTgtctggggtttttttgttttgttttttttcccccttccttAAATTTTCAGAGGTGTTTTTTAATGgtgcatgtgttgttttttatttttctgctgagaCTTGTTCCACATGAGTGAAAATTGGAATTCCAGAGACTTGTGTTTTAGTAAAATGGTGACTTTTAAGTTAATTCACACAAAAAGACCTAAAGGTCTGATGTGTATCTGCTAATTGAGGATGCCAGTTGCCTTGTAATTGAGTTTCTGACCTAATTCACTAAACTTCATTTTAACATAGCTGatgataatgtttttttgttttttgttgcctGTAAACTCTTTTCACCTTTCCTTGATTATTCCCTCTAGGAATTGGGAAGGTGAAGAGCAGGAAGGGGGGCATGAGAGACACAGCCTCCAACGCAGACACAGACATGTATGCAGATAACGGCGAGCGGCTGTACGACCTCAACCTGCCCGCCTTCGTCAAGTTCAGCTACACAGCAGAGCGTGATGACGAGCTGACGCTGGTGAAAGGCACGcgggtggtggtgatggagaAATGCAGCGACGGCTGGTGGCGCGGCAGCTACAACGGACGCTCTGGCTGGTTTCCGTCCAACTACGTGACTGAGGACGTGGATGGGACGGCGGGGGGAGGGGGCATGGGCGGGGTGGGAGACCCAGCCGGATCGCTAACGGAGAAGCTGGCGGCTGTGGTGAACAGCACCACGAATGGCAACAGAGTGCTGCACACGGTGCAGGCGCTATACCCTTTCAGCTCCGGCAACGACGAGGAGCTAAACTTTGAGAAGGGCGAGGtgatggaggtggtggagaaACCTGAGAACGACCCGGAGTGGTGGAAATGTCGCAAAGCGGACGGACAGCTGGGCTTGGTGCCAAAAAACTACGTCACTGTGCTGGACTCCTCCTCCCATAAACCTGCAGCAGGGCCCGGAGGGCCGCCCACGCCTGACTGTGACTACATCTCTCCCTCAGGCAGCGGGCGCTTCGCCGGGAAGGAGTGGTACTATGGAAAGGTGACGCGCCACCAGGCAGAGGTGGCCCTCAACCAGAGAGGCATAGAGGGAGACTTTCTAATCCGGGACAGTGAGTCATCGGTCAGTAGCCTCCACCTGTTTACCAAACAATCTTTGATTTGTTGTACATTAGAGTTACAAGTGTTATCCGATTAATTGGCTAGTCGATTGAGAGAAAATTAGTTTCTCACTATTTTGATAATGAGTTCAGCATTTCAAGTCATTTTGGTTGGTTTGTGATTCCAGCTGCTTAAATGcaaggatttgctgtttttcgTTGTCGTTCATGATAATAAATGAGGAGTCTTcgggttttggactgttggtttgGATCTGAACTTGATGAGCGGTTTTCAGCTGTTTGACCTTTTAGGTgcaaaattattaattaatcatgtaaataatcagcagatgaattaATAGTGcatcattagctgcagccctgtTGTACATGGTTCACAGTGTTGAGATATCTTAAGAAAATGGTGCTCACTTTACGATGCATCAACAGATGGATGACTTTGACCAAAATTCTCACAATGTGACTTCTCACAACCAATCAGAATACCACCTGAAAAGGTGAGGAAAACACTGGCCCTGTGGGACATTTCGTGTAGGCcagtttttattaaataaagttcaggaaaaaaattctctcatcctcctcctcagtgcAGAGATGCCTCAGCAGTACGTCCAAAACTTGTTCAttgtttcactgcattttaaacCTAAGAGTTTACATCAGAGCCTTACGACTCAGCTCACGTTTAACAGTCTGACATGTTTCAAATTGATGTTGTATTACCTTTTCTTTCCACAGCCACACGACTTCTCCATCTCCCTCAAGGCGCAGAGCAAGAACAAGCATTTCAAAGTGCAGCTGAAGGACAACCTTTACTGCATTGGACAGCGCAAGTTCAACTCTATGGAGGAGCTTGTTGAACACTACAAAAAGGCCCCAATCTTCACCAGTGAGCAGGGAGACAAACTGTACCTGATCAAGGCCCTGGCTGCCTCCTGATCCCTCTCTgtcgcactcacacacataaacacacacacacacacctatacatCATTAGCTGCATccatatataaatacacacaaactcacacactcaaacttACACATGCAGATAGTTACACCAgaacacacactaacatttaAACTCCCAGCCCCGGGACTTAACACATCATCAGGACTTAATGCCTGATCTGTGAGCATTCCAAGAGGACGtatggaaaaggaaaaagcatgggagagacacacagaggaatggagagggggagacaaAAAGACTATGGACTCCTGAGAGTTGACTACAGACCTCTTGgtcgcctttttttttttttttttttattttaaattatccAGATGTGTTAGGTCACAGGCGATGCCATGTATTTCCACCTTGATATCTATTAGAGTCGCATTtagtttccttttttgtttgtttttgttgataatATATAATCTTTTTaacagtttcttttaaaaatgtgatgatttttaAACTGTGTCCAATACGCACCAACCACCCGGATTTTTCAGATGTTGGCAAATTCAGAGTCTAGCCTTTAGAGGTCTACGTTGCAATTAATTTTTGTGTCGTCTGTCTTAATTCGTTCTTTATGGTTGTGGACGCACTAATCCACGACTTCTGCTAACTACTAATCATGAATAAAAATTAAGTGACcaaaatatatttattgatACTATTCTGTTAGGATCATGGTTGTagacattttaatattacacttgcagttttttttttttgttttgttttgttttgggggggttttGAGGAGGATTTTAGAGGGTTCCTCTTCTTGTGCAAGGTCCAACTATTTGTTCAACTTTAATTTCGTACAACAGAACTGCTTGTCTCGCATATTGCTGTATCCGTATCACATGAATGTTACAAAGCCAAGGCATCGCAGACTGTCAGGCCTCAAGATCCCATGACttagcatgcatgcatgcacgcaaaCAGAAAATTGTCTTCACATCATCCACTCAGTCTCGACAAGAGAGATCGATAAGCCCGCATGGGGGCGGGGGGCTTTATCACGGAGGTCATGTGAAGAgtgaaaaagtatttttcatCACAGTCAAGAGACTTCCTCCCCCCCACTGACTGTTGATGTGTCCTCGTAGTGTTGCCAGAGGGGACGAGGAGGAAGGAGGGcagtgggtggggtgggggctggTGTGTGCTGACAGCAATGCAGCTTTCAAACAAACCCACCGGAGCTCGGAGGAGAAACGGGAGGACTGGAGCACACAGTCCAGAGGGTGATGTCACTGCTCCTGAATTAGTCATCACTGGAGGGAATGGAGGAGTTAAGGGTCACCCGGGGGTCAAGGAGTTTCAGAGAGCAGTTTCTTGTGGCTAAGTTCTGGTACAAGACAAGCAGACTGGTTTAAATGCTTGATATGTGGGCACTTATTTCCACAGGAAGTAGTCTCTAGATTTGGGGAAcccagcatgttttttttgaaTGAATAGTCTGTATCGAGTTAGAATACAGTGTGCCTAAATGctttcagcagaaacacatggtttatatttacagtacaggTCTAGAGGGAATAGGTATTTGTTGAGTGAAAGTGGACCAAGTAGTGTTTGAATGTTTGGAAGGGCGGGTAGCACACCAATGCAATCAAAGCTGCAGCAGCGCTTGGCAGGGAGCCGCTCCAGCAGTGGgctcggggggggggggggatgatGATCATCTCGATGCTTGTGATGATGAATTCTCCAGCTGTGGCCAGTTGGAcctgagagcagagaaagaggggtGCGGGGTGATAGAGGGGATTTCATAGAGGAGGGACGGAAAAATGGaacctaaaaacaaaagtagGATCCAGGGAGGAGTCATGGAGAATCTGTTCTAGTCTGTATCTGGATTACTGCTCCCAGTCGTGTACGGGCAGGGAAATGAACAGAGGCCAACGCTGATGTATCACAGCAGAGAATAAAGGATTTTTGGATGGCAGTATTTCAGGGAGGGCTTCTAAGGCCTTGTCAGTCCAAGCGTGAAAAGGTCGGTCATGccacaaagagcagaaaacgTGGGTGTgaactttttttcctctccattccCCAGGTGACTGACAGAGCTATTCACACAAGAGCTGCGCGGCAACTCGagtcttttctctgttttgaagGTGTAAAAGATGAATTATAAACAGTAATGAGTTAAAATGGCGAGATGGAATTAAAGACCTACACTACCATTTGAGATCTCACTTTTATTAAGCAGTCAAAAAAACATCACGGGATTAAAAAGCTTCTGTCAGGACTCGAAAGAGCTTGTCAGAAACCTGACAGGTTTATGACTAAATGCTTCAAAATGTAAATCACAGGGTTGTTTCTCAGCATGGTTTGAGtgctttttgttcattttgggtCCCGagctttatttcagtttaaccTGTAATCATCATTTCAAGTCATGTAGAACATTTGTGCctcttttccattcattttcagttatcCCCCTTACTGGCTTCTGTGTTATCAGTCAGGTATTCTGTCAGTTGCTACGCCCAGTCCCTGGCTCTTGTGTCCgtgccattttttattttttatatttttctctgaCACTTTATGTGACATGTGAAGTTTGCCTACACTAGCAATCAATCGCTATCAACAAgccagtttttccttttctatcAGTGAAATTCCCTCCCTGACTTCCAGCAGCATCTGCGATATTCAGCAGCATTAAAGTGACAAACGCCAACGCAATGTGTCCCAGTTTGAAGGATTTAGGAGATTTTAATGTGCCTTCACAGCTTCCTGTCAACCAAAGGTTTTCGTGTTAAGAGTTTGTCCTTTATCTTGTGCTTCCCACTTCTTGTCACTGCTGCGAGCTATCTGGTCAAAGCTTTGCATGTGCGTCATTTGGGTCCGATCGGCGAGTGACGTTTGAAAACATCCTTAAAGAGAGAGGATGTTTCCTCATTGAGCGCTCACACTGTCGACATACGCTGGAAATGTCATTGtctaactttgtgtgtgtgtgggggggtttgtttttttgtcatgcatAAAATGCCCATTAGTTGATCTTGTGTATAGTTTCAAGTGTCCTTACCTTTTGCTGATTTCATCATAACAGTGAATGcctacatgtacagtataaagTATGTGCTGATGTTCATTCAGAAACATAACTCCAGGTGTGATGTAATCATGACCTGAATCTCATGTATGAGCACCTCAAGTAACGGTATCGCACATTGTTGGTTGTGAAGAGCCTGTCATCATGGTTTCCAAGGAAATAGTTTTTTATGTCTGTATGCATTTCATATAAGACTAGTGTAAGACATTCACTTTTGCAGTTTAGCCACTTAaatatgtaaaaagaaaaaaaaagaaaagaaaaaaaaagaaaaaaaatcctcaataCTTAAATGTTTTACTTGATATTCAAATACAGAACTACAGTATCTCCCTGCATATTGTTATGAACTGGGATCTTTCATTTTACACCAACAGAGGCCGCATGAGCAAGAGCCTTGTAGCTGtacagaaattattttaaatctgCTTAAAAAGACTTTGAAGTCAGTTGGGACAGATATTATCAAGAGATTGTTTATCAAACTATTTTTCACGATGGAAAAACTACAGCGCAGCCTGAGATCTTTTGCTTTCCTGACTGCTAAACGAACCTGAGATGAATCTTGAGATTGATTTCTTGATAATATTCCGAACAAATGACCCCCGTGGTGCTTTTGTGCTGCTTACATTTCTATGGTGTTCTCTGTCtcacaaagcttttctttttcctgtatGTGAGAGTGAAGAAAACAGATCCATGCTGTGGAATGATAAAAGGCAGTGCTGTGAAATTTAATGTCATGCTCTTAATACTGTTTTTATGGAGGGGAGATCGTCTTCAGGTGTAATAATTTAGAAGAGTTTATTAGAGTGTTAAAAAGatgtaataaaaaatacaacaaaaggaTAACGGCTGCTGTTTTTAATCTGTCACTGAGTACACCCAGAATGGGTACTTTCGCTTTCACTATTTCGTAAATCGTTGCTTTACTGAATTATGAAATGCGGTTGGCAGGCTGGTGTTTGTTCGAACTAAAAGACTAGTGGGtacattttcctctctgtgcctgAGCTTTGCTATGATGTGATGATAATGCAGCTTACACTGGGACATTATCTGATAGGTGGCAGATTCACACACGAGGGCAGCAGTGGAAGTTTTGTACGATGCAAGTACGCCACCTGGTGGCCATTTGTATCATTACATTTGCCAGCACCAGCCAGGCCCATCTCCAGTGACattgacaaaacatttcatcacacagcatcacatttatttcaaatcattcttgggaaaaaaaatgatagcgtgattgtgatattttcaaaataaaatgctctgTTCATTCACATAATTCTATGTACAAAACACCAAGTATGCAGTGGGtgcgttttcttttttctttttgtcaagcACGCCCATTAATCACACCAATCAACCTCACTGTGGACGTAGCATGCAGGATCTCATGGTGCATGTGAGACAAAGTGGGCTTGTGTTAGCTGTTACGTAACTCTGTGGGTGAGCCGAGCCAAATCTGACCACAGTCTTACAGTAGCTGACCTTGGTTCGTTCCGGCGACAGCCACAACAGAACAGCGGGAGCTGTACCAGCTCTGGTCCTCCTGTCAGTGGGGCTCCAAAAGATTCTCATAAGGCAAAACATCACAAGAATCAggaaaaaagatttaaaaaaaaaagatataaagaGACAAACAATCTTTTTCTCTCAATCTAAAATCACAACAAGCAATAACGATACAGTATGCCTAGCATGTCATAGCCCTGCTGATGTCCAACACAAAGTAGTTACCACTTACCACTGAATGTATCTGTATACATGAAACTACTTGTCAGATGTACCAAAAAGCAAAGTGCAATATACTTACAGTTTAAAAACCATCATGTTTTAAGGCTTGATCAGTGAAT includes these proteins:
- the nck1b gene encoding cytoplasmic protein NCK1 isoform X2, with the protein product MDMANLFKHFFRIGKVKSRKGGMRDTASNADTDMYADNGERLYDLNLPAFVKFSYTAERDDELTLVKGTRVVVMEKCSDGWWRGSYNGRSGWFPSNYVTEDVDGTAGGGGMGGVGDPAGSLTEKLAAVVNSTTNGNRVLHTVQALYPFSSGNDEELNFEKGEVMEVVEKPENDPEWWKCRKADGQLGLVPKNYVTVLDSSSHKPAAGPGGPPTPDCDYISPSGSGRFAGKEWYYGKVTRHQAEVALNQRGIEGDFLIRDSESSPHDFSISLKAQSKNKHFKVQLKDNLYCIGQRKFNSMEELVEHYKKAPIFTSEQGDKLYLIKALAAS
- the nck1b gene encoding cytoplasmic protein NCK1 isoform X1 — its product is MTEEVIVIAKFDYMAQQDQELDIKKNERLWLLDDSKSWWRVRNATNKTGFVPSNYVERKNSARKASIVKNLKDTLGIGKVKSRKGGMRDTASNADTDMYADNGERLYDLNLPAFVKFSYTAERDDELTLVKGTRVVVMEKCSDGWWRGSYNGRSGWFPSNYVTEDVDGTAGGGGMGGVGDPAGSLTEKLAAVVNSTTNGNRVLHTVQALYPFSSGNDEELNFEKGEVMEVVEKPENDPEWWKCRKADGQLGLVPKNYVTVLDSSSHKPAAGPGGPPTPDCDYISPSGSGRFAGKEWYYGKVTRHQAEVALNQRGIEGDFLIRDSESSPHDFSISLKAQSKNKHFKVQLKDNLYCIGQRKFNSMEELVEHYKKAPIFTSEQGDKLYLIKALAAS